One part of the Mya arenaria isolate MELC-2E11 chromosome 3, ASM2691426v1 genome encodes these proteins:
- the LOC128226761 gene encoding actin-related protein 2/3 complex subunit 5-like, producing the protein MSKTVASTKFRKVNVDEYDPEKFADDTPDGEEQGPNEAEVNNCLAQGKHVDALNVILKNAPVGAKNESVKDRAVQLAIRVLTTFKAADIDQAVKGLDSRSLDILMKYIYRGFEFPSDGSPCASLLTWHEKVYAVGGPGCIVRVLTDRKRV; encoded by the exons atgtcgaaaacagtaGCGTCAACTAAGTTTAGAAAGGTTAATGTAGATGAATATGATCCAGAAAAGTTCGCTGACGACACTCCAGATGGTGAGGAGCAGGGGCCAAATGAAGCAGAAGTGAACAATTGTTTAGCTCA AGGCAAACATGTTGATGCACTCAATGTTATTTTGAAGAATGCCCCAGTGGGAGCAAAGAATGAATCTGTTAAg GATAGAGCGGTGCAGCTAGCAATAAGAGTATTGACCACCTTCAAGGCAGCAGATATTGACCAAGCTGTGAAGGGCCTTGATAGCCGGTCCCTCGATATCCTCATGAAGTACATCTACAGAGGGTTTGAGTTCCCATCAGATGGAAGCCCTTGTGCATCACTGCTTACCTGGCATGAAAag GTGTATGCAGTGGGAGGCCCTGGATGTATTGTTAGAGTTTTGACAGACAGAAAACGAGTTTGA
- the LOC128226662 gene encoding AP-4 complex subunit epsilon-1-like isoform X3, translating into MKDYLCRTILCHLLGYDVDFGAIHAVKLAQQGTLLEKRTGYLACCLLLNREHELTLLLINTIQKDLKSSNLLDNMLALSAAGQLVPTEMVPSILPLVISKLQHQRELVRQKAVLCLHHLQLLAPELLAHCQESLERALLDKDPGVMAAALHSLYHNIQTNPSKHLQSGDMLVSVLQQVVARKLAAMFEYHNTPAPWLQIHIIKCLSLLTPLDDQLKFKVSTVLKMILQRTSLKEPIAFAVLYEVIQCILKMKADKPVVDEAAEHVKRFLNSSEPNLKFIGVKLLVSLVGLSPEYAIEYQDMIVTSLDHPDPALQKQMHTVLYGVACLDNVEVVTFRLLQQVDTTSDRFWRADLVAMVTELVHRFPGKRKWEVDTLFAALQYCGETADRAYISRLRTLVHTRYLSKQSEETCQKYLVQKCVVALMSAKSSCPLLQIALWILSELCGMLQHLEEGRTIGLLTGLLHRPGAPYPVLVGVVTCLQSLVTAQIISQDTLATTLQDCLDLDLSLVIKQRLSVIERVCYLKLTLHHYKADCMDTTLTFLDDLVSSHLEAGGMPYTPPHLRHAHKVLCPTGGEALDPGESVYTEDEKEGDSSMTGDRLHTGSTSSTHTDGDRDSGFSQSGVKRVWGKQGRLDTPTRPANLEKQENLIEDVDTSKQDLAKALFGSLQGNKPLEKPVQKIVTGFEDNDSDEEESPYITKATSNPGRWSNMNAVAESKSDVDASQRSDSEHFAQDMYLDKPTEGLFGTGNSLLNEGVRTDGKVSENDSSASVDVIPTESNTAGGLIDDNVDMDLNAALSSILDDTGNEATGLLNRNAFEQTTGDAVLFGAEFNLNFDNSLPSSSRNQSFMSTAEHAEEVQSSIYDSD; encoded by the exons ATGAAGGACTATCTGTGTAGAACGATCCTGTGTCATTTACTTGGTTACGATGTAGACTTTGGCGCAATACATGCTGTCAAACTGGCCCAACAAGGCACACTGTTAGAGAAGAGAACAG GATACCTTGCCTGTTGCCTGCTCCTTAATAGAGAACATGAGTTGACCCTGCTCCTCATCAACACCATACAGAAG GACTTGAAGAGCAGTAATCTTTTGGACAATATGTTGGCCCTGTCTGCGGCCGGTCAGCTGGTTCCTACAGAGATGGTACCCAGCATACTCCCACTGGTCATTTCTAAACTACAACACCAGAG AGAGTTGGTCCGACAGAAAGCGGTGTTGTGTCTGCACCATCTGCAGTTACTTGCCCCTGAATTGTTGGCCCATTGCCAGGAGAGTCTAGAGAGGGCCTTGCTGGATAAAGACCCAGGGGTCATGGCTGCTGCCCTGCACTCCCTCTATCATAATATACAG ACAAATCCAAGCAAGCACCTGCAGTCAGGGGATATGTTGGTTTCTGTGCTACAGCAGGTTGTTGCTAGAAAACTGGCGGCCATGTTTGAATATCACAACACTCCAGCGCCATGGCTACAGATACACATCATCAAATGTCTGTCCTTGCTGACCCCTCTTGATGATCA GCTGAAGTTCAAAGTATCCACTGTTTTGAAGATGATATTACAAAGGACAAGTCTGAAGGAACCAATTGCATTTG CTGTGTTGTATGAAGTGATACAGTGCATCCTGAAGATGAAAGCTGATAAACCAGTGGTGGATGAGGCTGCTGAGCACGTAAAACGCTTTCTCAACTCCTCCGAACCAAACCTCAAGTTCATAG GTGTGAAGCTCCTGGTGAGCCTGGTTGGGCTGAGCCCAGAGTACGCCATTGAATACCAGGACATGATAGTGACCTCCCTTGATCACCCAGACCCCGCTCTACAGAAACAG ATGCATACAGTGCTTTACGGTGTAGCCTGTCTGGATAACGTGGAAGTGGTCACATTCAGGCTACTGCAGCAGGTGGACACAACATCAGACAGATTCTGGAGGGCAGATCTCGTAGCCATGGTCACAGAACTTGTTCACAG GTTTCCAGGGAAGAGGAAGTGGGAGGTGGACACATTGTTTGCTGCTCTACAATACTGTGGAGAAACAGCAGACAGGGCTTACATTAGCAGGCTTAGGACACTTGTACACACAA GGTACCTGAGCAAGCAGAGTGAGGAGACGTGTCAGAAGTACCTGGTACAGAAGTGTGTGGTTGCCCTTATGTCTGCCAAGTCCTCATGTCCTCTACTGCAGATAGCTCTCTGG aTTCTCAGCGAGTTATGTGGGATGCTGCAGCATTTAGAGGAGGGCCGCACCATTGGTCTACTGACAGGCTTGCTTCACCGCCCTGGGGCCCCTTATCCTGTTCTGGTGGGTGTGGTCACCTGTCTACAGTCACTGGTCACTGCCCAGATCATCTCCCAAGATACACTAGCAACCACTCTTCAGGATTGTCTAGACTTAGACCTTTCTCTTGTTATAAAGCAG AGGTTATCTGTGATAGAGAGAGTGTGTTACTTAAAACTTACACTTCACCACTACAAGGCTGATTGCATGGATACAACCTTGACCTTCCTAGATGACCTTGTGAGCTCCCACCTAGAGGCCGGAGGCATGCCATATACACCACCGCACCTACGACATGCACATAAAG TCCTTTGTCCTACAGGAGGCGAGGCCCTGGACCCAGGGGAGAGTGTGTACACAGAGGATGAGAAGGAGGGGGACAGCTCCATGACCGGGGACAGACTGCACACAGGAAGCACATCCTCCACTCATACCGATGGAGACag GGACAGCGGGTTCAGTCAGTCTGGAGTGAAGAGAGTGTGGGGCAAACAAGGTCGACTGGACACGCCCACCAGACCGGCTAACCTAGAGAAACAGGAG AACTTGATAGAGGATGTTGATACAAGCAAACAAGACCTGGCAAAAGCACTCTTTGGGAGTTTGCAGGGTAATAAACCATTAGAAAAG CCAGTACAGAAGATAGTGACAGGGTTTGAAGACAATGACAGTGACGAAGAGGAAAGTCCCTACATAACAAAGGCCACCTCCAACCCAGGGCGGTGGTCCAACATGAACGCGGTGGCTGAGAGTAAAAGTGACGTTGATGCTTCTCAAAGGAGTGATTCTGAACACTTTGCACAAGATATGTACTTGGATAAACCAACAGAAGGATTATTTGGAACAGGCAATAGTTTGTTAAATGAAGGTGTTAGAACAGATGGAAAAGTGTCAGAAAATGATTCTAGTGCAAGTGTAGATGTGATACCCACCGAGAGTAATACTGCTGGTGGTCTGATTGATGATAATGTAGACATGGACCTTAATGCAGCTCTGTCCTCAATATTAGATGATACAGGCAATGAGGCTACTGGGCTTCTAAACAGAAATGCTTTTGAACAAACGACTGGAGATGCAGTTTTATTTGGTGcagaatttaatttaaattttgacaatAGTCTGCCTAGTAGTTCTCGAAATCAATCTTTCATGAGTACTGCTGAACATGCAGAGGAAGTGCAATCATCTATTTATGATAGTGATTAA
- the LOC128226662 gene encoding AP-4 complex subunit epsilon-1-like isoform X1 — MAEKSLKVLSRVLADGLFGNVGGSTQSTTNTVNVLSRGFETFVISIRKARSKHEEGQIVGRELEALKTSLALPKLSMGQMKDYLCRTILCHLLGYDVDFGAIHAVKLAQQGTLLEKRTGYLACCLLLNREHELTLLLINTIQKDLKSSNLLDNMLALSAAGQLVPTEMVPSILPLVISKLQHQRELVRQKAVLCLHHLQLLAPELLAHCQESLERALLDKDPGVMAAALHSLYHNIQTNPSKHLQSGDMLVSVLQQVVARKLAAMFEYHNTPAPWLQIHIIKCLSLLTPLDDQLKFKVSTVLKMILQRTSLKEPIAFAVLYEVIQCILKMKADKPVVDEAAEHVKRFLNSSEPNLKFIGVKLLVSLVGLSPEYAIEYQDMIVTSLDHPDPALQKQMHTVLYGVACLDNVEVVTFRLLQQVDTTSDRFWRADLVAMVTELVHRFPGKRKWEVDTLFAALQYCGETADRAYISRLRTLVHTRYLSKQSEETCQKYLVQKCVVALMSAKSSCPLLQIALWILSELCGMLQHLEEGRTIGLLTGLLHRPGAPYPVLVGVVTCLQSLVTAQIISQDTLATTLQDCLDLDLSLVIKQRLSVIERVCYLKLTLHHYKADCMDTTLTFLDDLVSSHLEAGGMPYTPPHLRHAHKVLCPTGGEALDPGESVYTEDEKEGDSSMTGDRLHTGSTSSTHTDGDRDSGFSQSGVKRVWGKQGRLDTPTRPANLEKQENLIEDVDTSKQDLAKALFGSLQGNKPLEKPVQKIVTGFEDNDSDEEESPYITKATSNPGRWSNMNAVAESKSDVDASQRSDSEHFAQDMYLDKPTEGLFGTGNSLLNEGVRTDGKVSENDSSASVDVIPTESNTAGGLIDDNVDMDLNAALSSILDDTGNEATGLLNRNAFEQTTGDAVLFGAEFNLNFDNSLPSSSRNQSFMSTAEHAEEVQSSIYDSD; from the exons GAAGAAGGTCAGATTGTTGGAAGAGAATTGGAAGCCCTTAAGACAAGTCTTGCTCTTCCAAAGTTGTCCATG GGCCAGATGAAGGACTATCTGTGTAGAACGATCCTGTGTCATTTACTTGGTTACGATGTAGACTTTGGCGCAATACATGCTGTCAAACTGGCCCAACAAGGCACACTGTTAGAGAAGAGAACAG GATACCTTGCCTGTTGCCTGCTCCTTAATAGAGAACATGAGTTGACCCTGCTCCTCATCAACACCATACAGAAG GACTTGAAGAGCAGTAATCTTTTGGACAATATGTTGGCCCTGTCTGCGGCCGGTCAGCTGGTTCCTACAGAGATGGTACCCAGCATACTCCCACTGGTCATTTCTAAACTACAACACCAGAG AGAGTTGGTCCGACAGAAAGCGGTGTTGTGTCTGCACCATCTGCAGTTACTTGCCCCTGAATTGTTGGCCCATTGCCAGGAGAGTCTAGAGAGGGCCTTGCTGGATAAAGACCCAGGGGTCATGGCTGCTGCCCTGCACTCCCTCTATCATAATATACAG ACAAATCCAAGCAAGCACCTGCAGTCAGGGGATATGTTGGTTTCTGTGCTACAGCAGGTTGTTGCTAGAAAACTGGCGGCCATGTTTGAATATCACAACACTCCAGCGCCATGGCTACAGATACACATCATCAAATGTCTGTCCTTGCTGACCCCTCTTGATGATCA GCTGAAGTTCAAAGTATCCACTGTTTTGAAGATGATATTACAAAGGACAAGTCTGAAGGAACCAATTGCATTTG CTGTGTTGTATGAAGTGATACAGTGCATCCTGAAGATGAAAGCTGATAAACCAGTGGTGGATGAGGCTGCTGAGCACGTAAAACGCTTTCTCAACTCCTCCGAACCAAACCTCAAGTTCATAG GTGTGAAGCTCCTGGTGAGCCTGGTTGGGCTGAGCCCAGAGTACGCCATTGAATACCAGGACATGATAGTGACCTCCCTTGATCACCCAGACCCCGCTCTACAGAAACAG ATGCATACAGTGCTTTACGGTGTAGCCTGTCTGGATAACGTGGAAGTGGTCACATTCAGGCTACTGCAGCAGGTGGACACAACATCAGACAGATTCTGGAGGGCAGATCTCGTAGCCATGGTCACAGAACTTGTTCACAG GTTTCCAGGGAAGAGGAAGTGGGAGGTGGACACATTGTTTGCTGCTCTACAATACTGTGGAGAAACAGCAGACAGGGCTTACATTAGCAGGCTTAGGACACTTGTACACACAA GGTACCTGAGCAAGCAGAGTGAGGAGACGTGTCAGAAGTACCTGGTACAGAAGTGTGTGGTTGCCCTTATGTCTGCCAAGTCCTCATGTCCTCTACTGCAGATAGCTCTCTGG aTTCTCAGCGAGTTATGTGGGATGCTGCAGCATTTAGAGGAGGGCCGCACCATTGGTCTACTGACAGGCTTGCTTCACCGCCCTGGGGCCCCTTATCCTGTTCTGGTGGGTGTGGTCACCTGTCTACAGTCACTGGTCACTGCCCAGATCATCTCCCAAGATACACTAGCAACCACTCTTCAGGATTGTCTAGACTTAGACCTTTCTCTTGTTATAAAGCAG AGGTTATCTGTGATAGAGAGAGTGTGTTACTTAAAACTTACACTTCACCACTACAAGGCTGATTGCATGGATACAACCTTGACCTTCCTAGATGACCTTGTGAGCTCCCACCTAGAGGCCGGAGGCATGCCATATACACCACCGCACCTACGACATGCACATAAAG TCCTTTGTCCTACAGGAGGCGAGGCCCTGGACCCAGGGGAGAGTGTGTACACAGAGGATGAGAAGGAGGGGGACAGCTCCATGACCGGGGACAGACTGCACACAGGAAGCACATCCTCCACTCATACCGATGGAGACag GGACAGCGGGTTCAGTCAGTCTGGAGTGAAGAGAGTGTGGGGCAAACAAGGTCGACTGGACACGCCCACCAGACCGGCTAACCTAGAGAAACAGGAG AACTTGATAGAGGATGTTGATACAAGCAAACAAGACCTGGCAAAAGCACTCTTTGGGAGTTTGCAGGGTAATAAACCATTAGAAAAG CCAGTACAGAAGATAGTGACAGGGTTTGAAGACAATGACAGTGACGAAGAGGAAAGTCCCTACATAACAAAGGCCACCTCCAACCCAGGGCGGTGGTCCAACATGAACGCGGTGGCTGAGAGTAAAAGTGACGTTGATGCTTCTCAAAGGAGTGATTCTGAACACTTTGCACAAGATATGTACTTGGATAAACCAACAGAAGGATTATTTGGAACAGGCAATAGTTTGTTAAATGAAGGTGTTAGAACAGATGGAAAAGTGTCAGAAAATGATTCTAGTGCAAGTGTAGATGTGATACCCACCGAGAGTAATACTGCTGGTGGTCTGATTGATGATAATGTAGACATGGACCTTAATGCAGCTCTGTCCTCAATATTAGATGATACAGGCAATGAGGCTACTGGGCTTCTAAACAGAAATGCTTTTGAACAAACGACTGGAGATGCAGTTTTATTTGGTGcagaatttaatttaaattttgacaatAGTCTGCCTAGTAGTTCTCGAAATCAATCTTTCATGAGTACTGCTGAACATGCAGAGGAAGTGCAATCATCTATTTATGATAGTGATTAA
- the LOC128226662 gene encoding AP-4 complex subunit epsilon-1-like isoform X2, translating into MAEKSLKVLSRVLADGLFGNVGGSTQSTTNTVNVLSRGFETFVISIRKARSKHEEGQIVGRELEALKTSLALPKLSMGQMKDYLCRTILCHLLGYDVDFGAIHAVKLAQQGTLLEKRTGYLACCLLLNREHELTLLLINTIQKDLKSSNLLDNMLALSAAGQLVPTEMVPSILPLVISKLQHQRELVRQKAVLCLHHLQLLAPELLAHCQESLERALLDKDPGVMAAALHSLYHNIQTNPSKHLQSGDMLVSVLQQVVARKLAAMFEYHNTPAPWLQIHIIKCLSLLTPLDDQLKFKVSTVLKMILQRTSLKEPIAFAVLYEVIQCILKMKADKPVVDEAAEHVKRFLNSSEPNLKFIGVKLLVSLVGLSPEYAIEYQDMIVTSLDHPDPALQKQMHTVLYGVACLDNVEVVTFRLLQQVDTTSDRFWRADLVAMVTELVHRFPGKRKWEVDTLFAALQYCGETADRAYISRLRTLVHTRYLSKQSEETCQKYLVQKCVVALMSAKSSCPLLQIALWILSELCGMLQHLEEGRTIGLLTGLLHRPGAPYPVLVGVVTCLQSLVTAQIISQDTLATTLQDCLDLDLSLVIKQRLSVIERVCYLKLTLHHYKADCMDTTLTFLDDLVSSHLEAGGMPYTPPHLRHAHKGGEALDPGESVYTEDEKEGDSSMTGDRLHTGSTSSTHTDGDRDSGFSQSGVKRVWGKQGRLDTPTRPANLEKQENLIEDVDTSKQDLAKALFGSLQGNKPLEKPVQKIVTGFEDNDSDEEESPYITKATSNPGRWSNMNAVAESKSDVDASQRSDSEHFAQDMYLDKPTEGLFGTGNSLLNEGVRTDGKVSENDSSASVDVIPTESNTAGGLIDDNVDMDLNAALSSILDDTGNEATGLLNRNAFEQTTGDAVLFGAEFNLNFDNSLPSSSRNQSFMSTAEHAEEVQSSIYDSD; encoded by the exons GAAGAAGGTCAGATTGTTGGAAGAGAATTGGAAGCCCTTAAGACAAGTCTTGCTCTTCCAAAGTTGTCCATG GGCCAGATGAAGGACTATCTGTGTAGAACGATCCTGTGTCATTTACTTGGTTACGATGTAGACTTTGGCGCAATACATGCTGTCAAACTGGCCCAACAAGGCACACTGTTAGAGAAGAGAACAG GATACCTTGCCTGTTGCCTGCTCCTTAATAGAGAACATGAGTTGACCCTGCTCCTCATCAACACCATACAGAAG GACTTGAAGAGCAGTAATCTTTTGGACAATATGTTGGCCCTGTCTGCGGCCGGTCAGCTGGTTCCTACAGAGATGGTACCCAGCATACTCCCACTGGTCATTTCTAAACTACAACACCAGAG AGAGTTGGTCCGACAGAAAGCGGTGTTGTGTCTGCACCATCTGCAGTTACTTGCCCCTGAATTGTTGGCCCATTGCCAGGAGAGTCTAGAGAGGGCCTTGCTGGATAAAGACCCAGGGGTCATGGCTGCTGCCCTGCACTCCCTCTATCATAATATACAG ACAAATCCAAGCAAGCACCTGCAGTCAGGGGATATGTTGGTTTCTGTGCTACAGCAGGTTGTTGCTAGAAAACTGGCGGCCATGTTTGAATATCACAACACTCCAGCGCCATGGCTACAGATACACATCATCAAATGTCTGTCCTTGCTGACCCCTCTTGATGATCA GCTGAAGTTCAAAGTATCCACTGTTTTGAAGATGATATTACAAAGGACAAGTCTGAAGGAACCAATTGCATTTG CTGTGTTGTATGAAGTGATACAGTGCATCCTGAAGATGAAAGCTGATAAACCAGTGGTGGATGAGGCTGCTGAGCACGTAAAACGCTTTCTCAACTCCTCCGAACCAAACCTCAAGTTCATAG GTGTGAAGCTCCTGGTGAGCCTGGTTGGGCTGAGCCCAGAGTACGCCATTGAATACCAGGACATGATAGTGACCTCCCTTGATCACCCAGACCCCGCTCTACAGAAACAG ATGCATACAGTGCTTTACGGTGTAGCCTGTCTGGATAACGTGGAAGTGGTCACATTCAGGCTACTGCAGCAGGTGGACACAACATCAGACAGATTCTGGAGGGCAGATCTCGTAGCCATGGTCACAGAACTTGTTCACAG GTTTCCAGGGAAGAGGAAGTGGGAGGTGGACACATTGTTTGCTGCTCTACAATACTGTGGAGAAACAGCAGACAGGGCTTACATTAGCAGGCTTAGGACACTTGTACACACAA GGTACCTGAGCAAGCAGAGTGAGGAGACGTGTCAGAAGTACCTGGTACAGAAGTGTGTGGTTGCCCTTATGTCTGCCAAGTCCTCATGTCCTCTACTGCAGATAGCTCTCTGG aTTCTCAGCGAGTTATGTGGGATGCTGCAGCATTTAGAGGAGGGCCGCACCATTGGTCTACTGACAGGCTTGCTTCACCGCCCTGGGGCCCCTTATCCTGTTCTGGTGGGTGTGGTCACCTGTCTACAGTCACTGGTCACTGCCCAGATCATCTCCCAAGATACACTAGCAACCACTCTTCAGGATTGTCTAGACTTAGACCTTTCTCTTGTTATAAAGCAG AGGTTATCTGTGATAGAGAGAGTGTGTTACTTAAAACTTACACTTCACCACTACAAGGCTGATTGCATGGATACAACCTTGACCTTCCTAGATGACCTTGTGAGCTCCCACCTAGAGGCCGGAGGCATGCCATATACACCACCGCACCTACGACATGCACATAAAG GAGGCGAGGCCCTGGACCCAGGGGAGAGTGTGTACACAGAGGATGAGAAGGAGGGGGACAGCTCCATGACCGGGGACAGACTGCACACAGGAAGCACATCCTCCACTCATACCGATGGAGACag GGACAGCGGGTTCAGTCAGTCTGGAGTGAAGAGAGTGTGGGGCAAACAAGGTCGACTGGACACGCCCACCAGACCGGCTAACCTAGAGAAACAGGAG AACTTGATAGAGGATGTTGATACAAGCAAACAAGACCTGGCAAAAGCACTCTTTGGGAGTTTGCAGGGTAATAAACCATTAGAAAAG CCAGTACAGAAGATAGTGACAGGGTTTGAAGACAATGACAGTGACGAAGAGGAAAGTCCCTACATAACAAAGGCCACCTCCAACCCAGGGCGGTGGTCCAACATGAACGCGGTGGCTGAGAGTAAAAGTGACGTTGATGCTTCTCAAAGGAGTGATTCTGAACACTTTGCACAAGATATGTACTTGGATAAACCAACAGAAGGATTATTTGGAACAGGCAATAGTTTGTTAAATGAAGGTGTTAGAACAGATGGAAAAGTGTCAGAAAATGATTCTAGTGCAAGTGTAGATGTGATACCCACCGAGAGTAATACTGCTGGTGGTCTGATTGATGATAATGTAGACATGGACCTTAATGCAGCTCTGTCCTCAATATTAGATGATACAGGCAATGAGGCTACTGGGCTTCTAAACAGAAATGCTTTTGAACAAACGACTGGAGATGCAGTTTTATTTGGTGcagaatttaatttaaattttgacaatAGTCTGCCTAGTAGTTCTCGAAATCAATCTTTCATGAGTACTGCTGAACATGCAGAGGAAGTGCAATCATCTATTTATGATAGTGATTAA
- the LOC128225940 gene encoding 60S ribosomal protein L35-like, with amino-acid sequence MAAVKVKAKELRGKKKEDLQKQLIDLKTELATLRVSKVTGGAASKLSKIRVVRKSIARVFTVIHQTQKENLRKYYRNKPYKPKDLRPKKTRALRRALTPHQRSLKTAKQLRKERLYPMRKFAVKA; translated from the exons ATG GCTGCAGTCAAAGTAAAGGCCAAGGAGCTCAGGGGCAAGAAGAAGGAAGATCTTCAGAAGCAGCTCATAGACCTGAAaact GAATTGGCAACATTAAGAGTGTCAAAGGTCACTGGTGGTGCAGCTTCCAAACTTTCCAAAAT CCGTGTGGTGAGGAAGTCCATTGCCCGCGTTTTCACTGTGATCCACCAGACACAGAAAGAGAACCTGCGTaaatactacagaaacaaacctTACAAGCCCAAGGACCTCCGGCCCAAGAAGACACGTGCTCTGAGACGAGCCCTTACTCCTCACCAGCGATCACTCAAGACCGCGAAACAATTGAGGAAGGAGCGTCTCTATCCCATGAGAAAATTTGCTGTTAAAGCTTAA